From Brevundimonas vesicularis:
CCGTCGCCGCCGCCCTGCTGGTCGCCGCCCTGACCGCGCCCGTCGCCGCCCAGACGGCGGCGCCGGCGACCGCCGACCCGTATCGCGATCAGCGCGCCCTGCCCGATCCGGCCGATCCCGCCAGCCGCGACGCCTTGCTGAAGGCGCGGGGCGAGGCCTATCACCGGGCCAGCGACGCCCAGCAGACCGAAGAGGAACTGCGCACCACCCGCGCTCTCAACGACGAAATCGCCGCCCAGAACGCCTTGGCCGACAAGACCGACGCCGCCAACCGGCTGGACTACGACGCCGCCCTGGCCCGTCATCAGATCGAGGTCAGTCAGGCGGAGGAACAGGCGCGCGCCGCCGCCGAGACGGCGCGTTTGGCCCAGGAAAAATATGATCGCGACTACGCCGCCTGGCAGGAACAGGTGCGACTGTGCCGCACAGGCTTCCGTCCCGCCTGCACGTCGCGCCCCGCGTGGGTCGCGCCAGCCCAATAAGCTGGACAGCTTTGCGACGGCGAGCGGACGCCGACCGCGAGTCTAGGCAAAAGGCTCAGCCCGCGACCAGGCTCATGTCGCGGCGCGCCATCATGCGGTCGAACTCGGTCCAGACGCCGTCGGCGCCGTGCCAGTTTCCTTGCGTCGCGGCCTTCGAATACTCGGTGGCGCGAGCCTCGAAGAAGTTGGCGTGCTCGACGCCCGACAGCAGCGACTGCAGCCACGGCAATGGGTTTTCCGTCACCCCATAGACTTCCGGCAGCTTCAGCTGACGCAAGCGCCAGTCGGCGATGAAGCGGATGTATTGCTTGATGTCGTCCGGCGTCATGCCCTGGACCGACCCCATCTCGAAGGCCAGGTCGATGAACTTGTCCTCCATGTTCACCACCGTCTTGCAGCAGTCGACGATGTCGTCCGCGACCGACTTGGTGACGGCCCCCGTCTCCTTGTTGAAGGCGTGGTACAGCTTGATGACGCCTTCGCAGTGCAGGCTTTCGTCGCGCACTGACCAGGACACGATCTGGCCCATGCCCTTCATCTTGTTCTGGCGCGGGAAGTTCATCAGCATGGCGAAGGACGCGAACAGCTGAACGCCTTCCGAGAACCCGCCGAACATGGCCAGGGTCCGGCAGATGTCGGCGTCGGAGTCGACCCCGAACTGGCCCATGTAGTCGTGCTTGTCCCGCATGGCCTCATATTCCATGAAGGCGCCGAACTCGCTCTCGGGCATGCCGATGGTCTCGAGCAGCAGGGCGTAGGCCGCGATATGGATCGTCTCCATATTGCCGAAGGCGGCCAGCATCATCTTCACCTCGGTCGGTTTGAAGACCCGACCGTAGCGTTCCATGTAGTTGTCCTGAACCTCGATGTCCGCCTGGGTGAAGAAGCGGAAGATCTGGGTCAGCAGATTGCGTTCGTTGTCGTTCAGGGTCGAGGCCCAGTCCTTGACGTCCTCGCCCAGCGGCACCTCTTCGGGCATCCAGTGGACTTGCTGCTGCTTCTTCCACATGTCGAACGCCCACGGATAGCGGAACGGCTTGTAAGCGGCCGACGGGGTCAGAAGACCGGCGCGCTCGGGAAGGATGATCGGAGTGATGGCGTTCATCGAACTGGACCTGAGGGCGATTCTGAAGACGCATTCACCATGCGATTTGAAGGCGTCGGCGCCAAGTCAAAATAGGTCTATGTTGCGATCACAATTTATCTCGACCGCTAGATGTTGTGTCCATGCCGCACATTCCTGGGGACGGGCCTGGGGATGAAGCCGCGCCCGACGGCTCAGGCAGCCTGGGCGTCCGGGCGAGACGCGGCCGCGCTCAGCGTCTCGTCGATGGCGGCGTAGAGCTTGGCCTGGGTCACCGGCTTGGCCAGATGACCGTCCATGCCGGAGGACAGGCACCGTGCGGCGTCTTCGGGCATGGCCTCGGCGGTGACCGCCAGGATCGGCGTCTGGCTGGCGGGATCGGCCAGGGCGCGGATCGCACGGCTGGCGGCAAGGCCGTCCATGACCGGCATGCGCACATCCATCAGGATTAGGTCGAAGGCCTCGGCCGAGGCGGCGTTCACCGCTTCGCGCCCGTCGCAGGCCTCGGCGGTGTCGCAGTCAGCGGCCTGCAGCATGATGCGCAGCAGATCGCGGTTCGCGGGGTGGTCGTCGACGATCAGAACCTTCATGCGACGGCTGTCCAGCGGCGCGGCGCTCTCCGTCTCTACCGGAACCACGATCGGCGCCTCGATCTCCAGGGTGAAGGTCGAGCCCTGCCACTGCACGCTTTCGACGGCGATCGTTCCGTTCAGCCGCTCGGCGTGGCTCTTGGCCAGGGCCAGGCCGACGCCCGCCCCCTCGTGCGCACGACTGGTCGAGGCGTCCGCCTGTTCGAACAGGCGGAAAACGCCCGCCAGGGTGGCGGCGTCCATGCCGCAGCCGCTGTCTGACACGGCGATCCGCAGCCGATCATCGCGCCGATCGACGCGCACGGTCACACCGCCCCGCATCGTGAACTTTGAGGCGTTCAGCGTCAGGTGATGCAAGATTTGGCGCAGACGGCGCATGTCGGTCAGCACCCAGCCCTCGGCCTCCGGCGCGATGTGCAGGTCGAACGTCAGGCCGCGGATTTCGGCCCACTCGCGCGCGGGCGCCACGGCGTCCTGGATCAAGGCGCGCAGATCGGCGGGCTTCAGCACGACCTCGTCGCCGCCGCGCGAAATCTCCAGAAGATCCTCGACCAGACGCAGCATGGATTCGCCGCACTGACGCACCGCATTCACCTGGCGATGCCCCTCGGCGTCCAGATGGGGCGAGCGCGACAGCAGGTCAGTATAGCCGGTGACGCCGGTCAGGGGCGTGCGCATCTCGTGGCTCATCAAGGCCAGGAAGCGCGACTTGGCCTCATCGGCGCGTTTGGCGCGCGCCAGGGCGTCCAGCGCCGCCGCCGTCCGCGCCCTCAGACGCGCCGTCAGCCGGCGACGCTCCGTCGACAAGGTGGTGATGGGCAGCACCGACCCCACGACGCACAGCAGGAACAGATGGAACACATTCATCTGGCGCATCACGGGCGGCAGGGCGGCCAGGATCGGATCGGGCGTCAGATGCGTCACCACGATCGGCCCATGCCCAGTCAGCGTGGCGGCTCCGCCGATCACAGCGACCATCATCACCGCAGCCGCCGTCAGCGGCGGGCCCAGCCGGAACGCCAGCAGGATAAGGGGCGGGAAGATCGCGAACAGGACCGGCGCGGCGGTCTGAGAAAAAACGAAAAGCGTGACGCCGCCGACAAGGGTCATGATCGCCGTCGCCTCGGCCAGGCTGGCCTTGGCGTCATCCCGGAAACGATGATTGCGCGCCAGCAGCAGCAGGGACGGCGTGACGATCATCATCGCCAGCAGTTCCATGTCGAACAGGTGGTGCATGCGGAAGCCAAGCGTGCCCGGCACATGCCATCTCATCAGAATGACGACGCCGCCCGCCAGCAGGGTGGAAAGCAGAACAGAAGGGGCGGCTGCGAAAAAGGCGAAGCGGAACAGCCGCCAGGGCCGGCGCATATCCAACGCGGCGCCGCAGAATCGACGCGCCAGCACAGCCGCGACCACGACCTGGGTCATGTTCAGAATGACATTGGTGAACATCATCGGGCCAGGATCGCCGCGGAGGATGTTGCTGGTCAGATTGATAGCGGCGCAGGCGACCATCACGCCGATGGCCTGACGGCGATGAAGCTGCAGCACAGCGGCCAGAAGCACCGCATTCGCGGGCCACAGCACGGTCGCGCCGAATGCGTAAACGCTCCACTTGCTGATCGACAGACACAGAACGAACAGCGCCACATAGGTATAGGGCGACGGACCCGCCGCGCGGCCGGCCTCGTGGCGGAAAAGCCGCCAGCGCCCGCGTTCTGCGTTCACCAATTCCAGTCCCATGACGGAACAGTGACATGCAGGGGTTAAGGATCCCGTAGCGGCCCAGCTAGGTAGAATTGCGGAACCGCCGTTCAGCGTCGCCGTTTATTCGCCCTTGCCAGCAAAGGGCCCAGCCGATGTCAGATGTGATCGCCGAACCGACCTTCGAGCCGCCGGCGGACGCCCTGGCCTTCTATGAAGAGAGCCTGCGCTTGCTCAAGGAGAGCGGCATCCCCTTCCTGCTGTCGGGCACCTATGCGGTCACGGCCTATACCGGGATCCGGCGTCCGACCAAGGATCTGGACGTCTTCTGCAAGCCCGGCGACTACCCCCGCATCCTGGCCTTCTTCCAGAAGCACGGTTACCGCACCGACGTCGAAGACGAGCGTTGGATCGCCAAGGTCTGGAAGGACGAGAAACACTTCTTCGACGTCATCTTCGCCATGTCCAACGGCACCATCGCCGTGTCCGACAGCTGGTTTAGCGAGGACCGGATCACCGTTTATGGGCATCAGGTCCAGATCACCCCGCCCACGGCCCTGATCCTGTCCAAGGTCTTCATCCAGGACCGCTATCGCTATGACGGGGCCGATGTGAACCACGTCATCCTGAAACAGTCGGACGCCATCGATTGGAAGAGCCTGCTGGACCAGATGGACCTCTATTGGGAGGTCCTGGCGGCGCATCTGCTGAACTTCCGCTTCGCCTATCCGACCGAGCGCGACCGGATTCCGCGCTGGCTGATGGAAGAGCTGGTCCAGCGACTGACGGCCCAGATCGATCTGCCGGCGCCGCGCGTGAAGGTCTGTCGCGGCCGGCTGTTCAGCCCGCGCGACTATGTCGCCGACGTCGCCGAATGGGGCTTTGGCGATGTCGTCGGCAAGGGGCTGGAGGAACGCCACGACCCCGTCAACCTGGGCCACTGAAAGGTAAGCCGCCATGACCGACACCGTCCCCGATCCCCAGACGACCCAACCCGGCCTGGAACCCGGCCCCGCCAAGACACTGCGCGTCGCCGCCGTCGGGGACCTTCATGTCGGCGAGACCACCGAGCATCGCTACCGCGACCTGTTCGAGCGGGTGTCGGACGACGCCGATGTCCTGTGCCTGTGCGGCGACCTGACCAACTACGGCAAGACGCCCGAGGTCGAGCGGCTGCTTGAGGATCTCAAGCTTTGCAAAATCCCGATGGTCGGCGTGCTGGGCAATCATGAGCACGAGTGCGGCCAGCCAGAGGTCGTCACCAAGATGCTGACCGACGCCGGGGTCAAGATGCTGACCGGCGAGGCCTATGAGATCGACGGCGTCGGCTTTGCGGGCGGCAAGGGGTTCGTCGGCGGCTTCGGCCGCTACATGCTCTCCTCGTTTGGCGAGGCCTCGATCAAGCGTTTCGTGCAGGAGGCCGTCGAGGACGCCAATCTGATCGAAAACTCGATCCGCATGCTGCGCACCGAACGCTCGGTCGTGCTGCTGCACTATGCGCCCGTGGTCGAGACGGTGATGGGCGAGCCGCCCGAAATCCACGCCTTCCTGGGGTCGTCGCGCCTCGCCGAGACCATCGACCGCTATGACAATGTTCGCCTGGTTGTGCACGGCCACGCCCATCGCGGCGGATCGGAGGGACGCACCACCAAGGGCACGCCCATCTATAATGTCGCCCTGCCGGTGCTGAAGACCCTCGGCGACAAGCCTTATCGGGTCTTTGAAATCTGACCGGACTGTAGGAGGGTGCCGCCGGGGCTGGGATGCAGCCTCGTTCGGGGCCGCAAGGCGGCCCGTCGTGGAGTTTCCGATGCGCCTTCTGTCTTCCGCCGCGGCCGTCGCCGTCCTGGCCCTGGCCACCCCCGCCTTCGCCGCCGGTCAGGCCGCCGCCCCTGCGCCGCAGGCCGCTCCGGCGCCCGCCCAAGAAGCGGACAGCCCAGAAGAGGCCGCCTTCGAAGCCAAGGCCGAGGCTTTCGGCGAACGCATGGAAGCCATGGCGAGCGAGATGCAGGCCGCAGCGGCGCAAGCTGACAAGACCAAGGCCGAGTCCGATCTCGACGCCTTGCAGGCCAAGTATCAGGCCGAGGTCGACGCCTTCGCCGAGGAGGTCAACACCTTCGCCACCAGCCAGGGCGCGCCAGCCGAACAGATGGCCATGGCGATGCAGCAGATCAAAGGCATTCCGCTGAAGGCCCGCACCGAGATC
This genomic window contains:
- a CDS encoding response regulator, translating into MNAERGRWRLFRHEAGRAAGPSPYTYVALFVLCLSISKWSVYAFGATVLWPANAVLLAAVLQLHRRQAIGVMVACAAINLTSNILRGDPGPMMFTNVILNMTQVVVAAVLARRFCGAALDMRRPWRLFRFAFFAAAPSVLLSTLLAGGVVILMRWHVPGTLGFRMHHLFDMELLAMMIVTPSLLLLARNHRFRDDAKASLAEATAIMTLVGGVTLFVFSQTAAPVLFAIFPPLILLAFRLGPPLTAAAVMMVAVIGGAATLTGHGPIVVTHLTPDPILAALPPVMRQMNVFHLFLLCVVGSVLPITTLSTERRRLTARLRARTAAALDALARAKRADEAKSRFLALMSHEMRTPLTGVTGYTDLLSRSPHLDAEGHRQVNAVRQCGESMLRLVEDLLEISRGGDEVVLKPADLRALIQDAVAPAREWAEIRGLTFDLHIAPEAEGWVLTDMRRLRQILHHLTLNASKFTMRGGVTVRVDRRDDRLRIAVSDSGCGMDAATLAGVFRLFEQADASTSRAHEGAGVGLALAKSHAERLNGTIAVESVQWQGSTFTLEIEAPIVVPVETESAAPLDSRRMKVLIVDDHPANRDLLRIMLQAADCDTAEACDGREAVNAASAEAFDLILMDVRMPVMDGLAASRAIRALADPASQTPILAVTAEAMPEDAARCLSSGMDGHLAKPVTQAKLYAAIDETLSAAASRPDAQAA
- a CDS encoding ribonucleotide-diphosphate reductase subunit beta, with protein sequence MNAITPIILPERAGLLTPSAAYKPFRYPWAFDMWKKQQQVHWMPEEVPLGEDVKDWASTLNDNERNLLTQIFRFFTQADIEVQDNYMERYGRVFKPTEVKMMLAAFGNMETIHIAAYALLLETIGMPESEFGAFMEYEAMRDKHDYMGQFGVDSDADICRTLAMFGGFSEGVQLFASFAMLMNFPRQNKMKGMGQIVSWSVRDESLHCEGVIKLYHAFNKETGAVTKSVADDIVDCCKTVVNMEDKFIDLAFEMGSVQGMTPDDIKQYIRFIADWRLRQLKLPEVYGVTENPLPWLQSLLSGVEHANFFEARATEYSKAATQGNWHGADGVWTEFDRMMARRDMSLVAG
- a CDS encoding nucleotidyltransferase family protein — encoded protein: MSDVIAEPTFEPPADALAFYEESLRLLKESGIPFLLSGTYAVTAYTGIRRPTKDLDVFCKPGDYPRILAFFQKHGYRTDVEDERWIAKVWKDEKHFFDVIFAMSNGTIAVSDSWFSEDRITVYGHQVQITPPTALILSKVFIQDRYRYDGADVNHVILKQSDAIDWKSLLDQMDLYWEVLAAHLLNFRFAYPTERDRIPRWLMEELVQRLTAQIDLPAPRVKVCRGRLFSPRDYVADVAEWGFGDVVGKGLEERHDPVNLGH
- a CDS encoding metallophosphoesterase family protein; translated protein: MTDTVPDPQTTQPGLEPGPAKTLRVAAVGDLHVGETTEHRYRDLFERVSDDADVLCLCGDLTNYGKTPEVERLLEDLKLCKIPMVGVLGNHEHECGQPEVVTKMLTDAGVKMLTGEAYEIDGVGFAGGKGFVGGFGRYMLSSFGEASIKRFVQEAVEDANLIENSIRMLRTERSVVLLHYAPVVETVMGEPPEIHAFLGSSRLAETIDRYDNVRLVVHGHAHRGGSEGRTTKGTPIYNVALPVLKTLGDKPYRVFEI